In the Xiamenia xianingshaonis genome, one interval contains:
- a CDS encoding PBSX family phage terminase large subunit, translated as MATASDFCISRFHDVLGDVMAHGHTHYWLHGGRGSTKSSFISLCIVLLMVANPYANAVVVRRFGNTLRGSVFQQVIWAVCALGLEEYFRTRVSPMEITYLPTGQRIVFRGADDPVKLKGVKFTRGYAAIVWFEETDQFDGIEAVRSILNSLRRGGDAFWIFYSYNPPRTLWSWVNRECLEMEKRKDCLVRRSSYLDVVDEHMDWVGRPFYEEAELLRQTNENAWRWEYLGEVTGTGGSVFANVRGERVSDEEIATFDRLRIGIDWGWFPDPWRCVFANWEPSERRLVVFKELSANRKTPAETGQMVVDALTFPAFEGAEPSFHDCLIYCDDTPDGKQQMMTYRREFGLRAHPARKGRMRRLSYEWLAGLREIVIDPVRCPLTFEEFKLKEYAKDREGTWIDDIPDGNDHSIDAVRYAMMEDVLRG; from the coding sequence ATGGCCACCGCTTCGGATTTCTGCATATCGCGCTTCCACGACGTCCTGGGCGACGTGATGGCGCACGGGCACACGCACTACTGGCTGCACGGCGGGCGCGGCTCGACGAAGAGCAGCTTCATCTCGCTTTGCATAGTGCTTCTGATGGTTGCGAACCCGTACGCCAACGCGGTGGTGGTGAGGCGGTTCGGCAACACGCTTCGCGGCTCGGTGTTCCAGCAGGTGATCTGGGCTGTTTGCGCGCTTGGACTCGAAGAGTACTTCCGCACGAGGGTGTCGCCGATGGAGATAACGTATCTGCCCACTGGCCAGCGCATCGTGTTTCGGGGGGCGGACGATCCCGTGAAGCTGAAGGGCGTCAAGTTCACGCGGGGCTATGCGGCGATCGTGTGGTTCGAGGAGACCGACCAGTTCGACGGGATCGAGGCGGTGCGGAGCATCCTCAACTCGCTTCGGCGCGGCGGGGATGCGTTCTGGATCTTTTATTCGTACAATCCGCCGCGAACGTTGTGGAGCTGGGTCAACCGCGAGTGCTTGGAGATGGAGAAGAGAAAAGACTGCCTGGTGCGGCGCTCGTCCTATCTGGACGTGGTTGACGAGCACATGGACTGGGTGGGGCGGCCGTTCTACGAGGAGGCGGAGCTTCTTCGCCAGACCAACGAGAACGCTTGGCGTTGGGAGTACTTAGGCGAGGTCACGGGCACGGGCGGAAGCGTGTTCGCCAACGTGCGCGGCGAGCGCGTGAGCGACGAGGAGATCGCGACCTTCGACCGTCTGCGGATCGGGATCGACTGGGGGTGGTTTCCCGACCCCTGGCGGTGCGTGTTCGCCAACTGGGAGCCTTCCGAGAGGCGGCTCGTAGTGTTCAAGGAGCTGTCCGCCAACAGGAAGACGCCGGCGGAGACGGGGCAGATGGTCGTGGATGCCCTCACCTTCCCTGCCTTCGAGGGCGCGGAGCCGAGCTTCCACGACTGCCTGATCTATTGCGACGACACGCCCGACGGCAAGCAGCAGATGATGACGTATCGGCGCGAGTTCGGGCTTCGGGCGCATCCCGCGCGCAAGGGGCGCATGAGGCGGCTTTCCTATGAGTGGCTGGCAGGGCTTCGCGAGATCGTGATCGACCCCGTGAGATGCCCGCTCACCTTCGAGGAGTTCAAGCTGAAGGAGTACGCCAAAGACCGCGAGGGCACGTGGATAGACGACATTCCCGACGGCAACGACCACTCCATCGACGCGGTGCGCTACGCCATGATGGAGGATGTGCTGAGAGGCTAG
- a CDS encoding phage holin family protein — MDWTVLQAPVLAGVMMVLDVCVGLAGAIRRKDVRSGKLRDGLWHKAGFVGLVALAYVIQYAAQFVELGFEVPTVIAVCAYVILTEMVSVFENLCVLNPALAGSPLGALLAHTDKAGIVEATPGRGGAAEASVEGGGAAGALGEPDGKGGE; from the coding sequence ATGGATTGGACGGTGTTGCAGGCACCGGTGCTTGCGGGTGTGATGATGGTACTGGATGTATGCGTGGGGTTAGCGGGAGCCATACGCCGCAAAGACGTTCGGTCGGGCAAGCTGAGGGACGGCCTGTGGCACAAGGCGGGGTTCGTGGGGCTGGTCGCGCTGGCGTACGTGATCCAGTACGCGGCTCAGTTCGTGGAGCTGGGGTTCGAGGTGCCGACGGTGATCGCCGTGTGCGCCTATGTGATCCTGACCGAGATGGTGAGCGTGTTTGAGAACCTGTGCGTTTTGAACCCCGCGCTGGCGGGCTCCCCTTTGGGCGCTCTGCTCGCTCATACTGACAAGGCCGGGATTGTTGAGGCAACGCCTGGGCGCGGCGGGGCTGCCGAGGCTTCCGTTGAGGGCGGCGGGGCTGCCGGGGCGCTGGGCGAGCCTGACGGCAAGGGCGGTGAGTAG
- a CDS encoding DNA polymerase Y family protein, which yields MRRRAILHIDMNAFYASVEQHKDPSIRNKPVVVAGDPKKRNGIILAKSREAKAAGVKTAQALWEAKQACPNLIVVPPDYAAYKKYSRLARSIYYEYTDQVEPFGLDEAWIDVTGSLNLFGSQEAIAREISERVKSELGLTVSIGSSWNKVFAKLGSDIDPGDGVVPITPDNYREVAWPLPAKDLICVGAATARKLHSSGVDTIGDVAHISDAFCKNRFGGTGKVGRMLRAFARGEDPSPVKMFDPNKADVDYAVKGIGNGLTAPHDLESEEDVRALVWLLSESVAQRMRESCFRCRTVAVGARLASDLSGYTRQHTLRTPTCITKDIADSAMGLLRNAQPLNKENALRAIHVRATNLVPMAQPVQDDLFGDGASVAKMERLELAIDGLRRRFGNKCVYRMVELTDETMAHLDIKRDNTVHPVGFLR from the coding sequence ATGCGCAGGCGCGCCATACTCCACATCGACATGAACGCGTTCTACGCAAGCGTAGAGCAGCATAAAGACCCATCAATACGCAACAAGCCCGTCGTTGTCGCGGGCGACCCCAAAAAACGCAACGGCATCATCCTCGCCAAGTCGCGCGAAGCGAAGGCCGCAGGGGTGAAGACCGCCCAGGCTCTCTGGGAGGCGAAGCAGGCATGTCCGAACCTGATCGTCGTGCCGCCCGACTACGCCGCCTACAAGAAGTACTCCCGCCTCGCCCGCTCGATCTACTACGAATACACCGATCAGGTAGAGCCTTTCGGGCTCGACGAGGCATGGATCGACGTCACGGGCTCGCTCAACCTCTTCGGATCGCAAGAGGCCATAGCGCGAGAGATCTCGGAGCGCGTGAAGTCGGAGCTTGGCCTCACCGTCAGCATCGGCAGCAGCTGGAACAAGGTGTTCGCGAAGCTCGGCAGCGACATCGACCCGGGGGACGGCGTCGTGCCCATCACGCCCGACAACTACCGCGAGGTCGCCTGGCCGCTCCCCGCAAAGGACCTCATCTGCGTCGGCGCGGCCACGGCGCGCAAGCTCCATTCCTCGGGCGTCGACACCATAGGCGACGTCGCCCACATCTCGGACGCGTTCTGCAAGAACCGCTTCGGCGGAACGGGCAAGGTGGGCCGCATGCTCCGCGCGTTCGCCCGGGGCGAAGACCCCTCTCCCGTGAAGATGTTCGACCCGAACAAGGCAGACGTTGACTACGCCGTCAAGGGCATCGGCAACGGGCTTACCGCCCCGCATGATTTGGAAAGCGAAGAGGACGTGCGCGCCCTGGTCTGGCTTTTGTCCGAATCGGTCGCGCAGCGCATGCGCGAAAGCTGTTTTCGCTGCCGCACGGTGGCCGTCGGCGCGCGCCTCGCAAGCGACCTGTCGGGCTACACCCGCCAGCACACGCTGCGCACGCCGACGTGCATCACGAAAGACATCGCCGACAGTGCCATGGGGCTTCTAAGGAATGCTCAGCCTTTGAACAAGGAGAACGCGCTGCGCGCGATCCACGTCCGCGCCACCAATCTCGTTCCCATGGCTCAGCCCGTGCAAGACGACCTTTTCGGCGACGGCGCAAGCGTCGCGAAGATGGAACGGCTCGAGCTCGCCATAGACGGCTTGCGCCGCCGCTTCGGAAACAAATGCGTGTATCGCATGGTCGAGCTCACCGACGAGACGATGGCGCACCTCGACATCAAACGGGACAACACCGTGCACCCGGTCGGGTTTCTGCGCTGA
- a CDS encoding endolysin-like domain-containing protein, with the protein MGVMVGQASSDERGLYVGGAAGNQSGTELNVRGAYLYNWHTLIRFNDAGRARRCASAMADAVANMNIGYDQGQRNSILPLARAAGWRLGAIARACECDCSSLAGVCGIAAGAPESAIYVGGNLCYTGNIAQRFEATGLVSLYSTSDYVKSTVKWQVGDILVSDTHAVVVVSGGKTPQDGSAPTSNAAGNGTSDVDALARAVIAGRYGVGDARRAALGGKYEAVQARVNEMLSGTPNAAGTSTGTARIIAGTYKVVCGSLNVRARPSLSGAVVASYSRGERIYSVAADTVVADGYVWAHYVAYSGATRYVAMGTADGSEKYLAKS; encoded by the coding sequence ATGGGCGTGATGGTCGGGCAGGCGTCAAGCGATGAGCGCGGGCTCTATGTGGGAGGTGCTGCCGGCAACCAGAGCGGCACGGAGCTGAACGTGCGCGGCGCATATCTGTATAACTGGCACACGCTGATACGCTTCAACGATGCGGGCAGGGCTCGCAGGTGCGCATCTGCCATGGCGGATGCCGTGGCGAACATGAATATCGGCTACGACCAAGGGCAGCGCAACAGCATCCTGCCGCTGGCGCGCGCCGCAGGCTGGAGGCTGGGGGCGATTGCGCGGGCGTGCGAGTGCGACTGCTCGAGCCTGGCGGGCGTGTGCGGGATAGCCGCCGGGGCTCCTGAGAGTGCGATCTATGTGGGCGGGAACCTGTGCTATACGGGCAACATCGCGCAGCGCTTTGAGGCCACGGGGTTGGTGTCGCTCTATTCGACCTCGGATTATGTGAAGTCGACTGTGAAGTGGCAGGTCGGGGACATCCTGGTTTCCGACACGCATGCCGTGGTCGTCGTTTCCGGCGGAAAGACGCCGCAGGACGGGAGCGCGCCCACGAGTAACGCCGCAGGTAACGGCACTTCTGACGTCGACGCGCTGGCGCGCGCGGTGATCGCGGGGCGCTATGGAGTTGGCGACGCGCGGCGTGCGGCCTTGGGCGGCAAGTACGAGGCTGTGCAGGCGCGGGTGAATGAGATGCTGAGCGGTACGCCGAACGCGGCTGGAACCTCAACTGGCACGGCGCGAATCATCGCCGGTACGTACAAGGTGGTTTGCGGCTCGCTCAACGTGAGAGCCAGACCGAGCTTGAGCGGGGCGGTTGTGGCCTCGTATTCACGTGGCGAGCGGATCTACAGCGTGGCTGCCGATACCGTGGTGGCTGACGGGTATGTGTGGGCGCACTATGTGGCCTATAGCGGGGCGACGCGGTACGTGGCCATGGGCACGGCGGACGGGAGCGAGAAGTATTTGGCTAAAAGCTAG
- a CDS encoding XRE family transcriptional regulator: MSTKQSENRKSIYEQVRKDKLGLTRAEATLKMNTIDVRRLEYIEKNPSKAQPADICEMAEAYDEPALCSYYCAMECRIGKDRGVSYIEQPEKAALPIIVLKMIASLNSTSQMKDRLIEIAADGDVTEDEMAEFDNIRQELDKITDTVKALELWAEKSIKKS, translated from the coding sequence ATGAGCACAAAACAAAGTGAGAATCGGAAAAGCATCTACGAGCAGGTCAGAAAAGACAAGCTAGGACTGACCAGGGCTGAGGCGACGCTCAAGATGAACACGATAGATGTGCGTAGACTTGAATACATCGAGAAGAATCCATCGAAGGCGCAGCCGGCAGACATATGCGAAATGGCCGAGGCATACGACGAGCCGGCGCTTTGCAGCTACTATTGCGCCATGGAATGCAGGATAGGCAAAGACAGAGGCGTGTCTTACATCGAGCAGCCCGAAAAAGCGGCATTGCCGATCATTGTATTGAAGATGATCGCCTCGCTGAATAGCACGAGCCAAATGAAAGACAGGCTTATCGAGATTGCAGCCGACGGGGATGTTACGGAAGACGAAATGGCGGAATTCGACAATATACGCCAAGAACTCGACAAAATTACCGATACGGTAAAGGCGCTTGAGCTATGGGCAGAAAAATCGATTAAGAAGAGTTAA
- a CDS encoding phage distal tail protein produces the protein MRSFVFNGFDFGALTRAKVVSESALCVKAETARVPRRAGEAVLDVAVPPKVVRMKLFLEPMMKTDANGLDAMRRKLHAALLATEPCEFRYQDNHTYRDALCTDAGAWDTLFEAGVCELGFTMYDPIAYSRVMRTERGTTFEVGGTWKSWPCVEVTADGTGEITVANADAVSAVALEGAFSEGDVVVIDYEHETVRVNGEAASERIALASTFSALRPGVQRFAFSGCTDHKVSFYERWV, from the coding sequence ATGCGCTCTTTTGTTTTCAATGGATTTGATTTCGGGGCGCTGACTCGGGCGAAGGTTGTGAGCGAGTCGGCTCTTTGCGTTAAGGCGGAGACGGCGCGGGTGCCAAGACGTGCTGGCGAGGCCGTGCTGGACGTGGCCGTGCCGCCGAAGGTCGTGCGGATGAAGCTATTCTTAGAGCCGATGATGAAGACGGACGCAAACGGGCTCGATGCGATGCGCAGGAAGCTTCATGCGGCGCTTTTGGCGACCGAGCCGTGCGAGTTCAGATACCAGGACAACCATACCTACCGCGATGCGCTCTGCACCGACGCCGGCGCTTGGGACACGCTTTTCGAGGCGGGGGTCTGCGAGCTTGGCTTCACCATGTACGACCCGATAGCCTATTCGCGCGTGATGCGCACCGAGAGAGGTACAACCTTCGAGGTGGGCGGCACGTGGAAGTCGTGGCCATGCGTTGAAGTGACTGCGGACGGCACAGGCGAGATTACGGTAGCGAACGCGGATGCCGTGAGCGCGGTTGCGCTTGAGGGGGCGTTTTCTGAAGGCGACGTGGTCGTAATCGACTACGAGCATGAGACGGTTCGCGTGAACGGCGAAGCGGCGAGCGAGCGCATTGCGCTGGCAAGCACGTTTAGCGCCTTGCGGCCCGGGGTGCAGCGATTTGCGTTTTCCGGCTGCACGGATCATAAGGTGAGCTTTTACGAGCGGTGGGTGTGA
- a CDS encoding DUF3800 domain-containing protein, protein MFLDESGDTGTQSDYYLLTLVFHEQALDISNSLVRLSAELSNLGFPEGAGLHCGPMVRGEEIYHGMPLQLRKKLFFKLFSFARVSGIAYRAFVIKKREYPDKLSLKGRLSKELGTFLRDNLEYLQKHNPVIVYYDNGQSMVTDLINSIFNAYLFDVEVRKVRPDEYRLFQVADMLCTLELAKAKLDDGRVLSKSEEHFFESRRRLIKVYLKALERLHFQ, encoded by the coding sequence GTGTTTTTGGACGAATCGGGGGACACGGGCACGCAGTCTGACTACTACCTGCTGACCCTGGTGTTTCATGAGCAAGCATTGGACATCAGCAACTCGCTCGTTCGGTTGTCTGCCGAGCTGTCAAACTTGGGCTTTCCCGAAGGGGCGGGGCTTCACTGCGGCCCCATGGTAAGAGGTGAGGAGATCTATCACGGGATGCCGCTGCAGCTTCGCAAGAAGCTCTTCTTCAAGCTGTTCTCGTTTGCGCGCGTCAGCGGGATTGCCTACAGGGCATTCGTCATCAAGAAACGCGAATACCCCGACAAGCTGTCTCTGAAAGGCCGCCTGTCAAAAGAGCTCGGCACGTTTCTGCGCGACAACCTGGAATACCTGCAGAAGCACAATCCGGTCATTGTCTACTACGATAACGGCCAGTCCATGGTGACGGACCTTATCAACTCGATCTTCAACGCCTATCTCTTCGATGTGGAGGTGCGAAAAGTCAGACCCGACGAATACCGTCTTTTCCAGGTGGCTGACATGCTTTGCACGTTGGAGCTTGCAAAAGCGAAGCTCGATGATGGGCGTGTCCTCAGCAAATCAGAAGAGCATTTCTTTGAGAGCCGTCGGCGTCTGATCAAGGTCTATCTGAAAGCGCTCGAACGACTGCATTTTCAGTGA
- a CDS encoding collagen-like domain-containing protein — MGAFDGDAGLHEIVWREVDEYMGEVLVASPADAHGRGISFSMEHEDEAVDLAGSQVYLVWRHRASGKRGCKPFENDDSGCRVFYPAALAERAGAVDAQVMVSFADGRSISTRAFCIRVEPVLVGGAESEDGFTLFVDAIKRYEEGAARIDEYLASLDGAAGVKGDKGDPGEPGPAGEPGEAGPQGPQGEPGPPGADGAPGPAGPAGERGPAGADGAPGRDGADGAPGPVGPAGEKGESGPAGADGVGIAFVEQVSTSYADGGVNIVRVTLTDGEASEFQVRNGRAGSGGSESGVAAGGAPGQVLVKVLSQDYATGWADVYLKDEVDDLLGDVAGVLAEVTGVQA, encoded by the coding sequence ATGGGAGCGTTTGACGGCGATGCGGGTCTGCACGAGATCGTGTGGCGCGAGGTTGACGAGTACATGGGCGAGGTTTTGGTGGCCTCCCCCGCCGATGCGCATGGGCGCGGGATTTCGTTTTCCATGGAGCACGAGGACGAGGCGGTGGATCTTGCGGGCTCGCAGGTGTATCTGGTTTGGAGGCATAGGGCATCTGGCAAGCGCGGGTGCAAGCCTTTTGAAAACGACGATTCGGGCTGCCGCGTGTTCTACCCCGCCGCCTTGGCTGAGCGTGCCGGCGCGGTGGACGCGCAGGTGATGGTGTCTTTTGCTGACGGACGCAGCATTTCCACCCGCGCGTTCTGCATACGTGTGGAGCCTGTTTTGGTGGGAGGTGCGGAGAGCGAAGACGGGTTTACGTTGTTCGTGGACGCGATCAAGCGCTACGAGGAGGGCGCTGCGCGGATCGACGAATACCTGGCTTCACTTGACGGCGCGGCCGGCGTCAAGGGAGACAAGGGCGACCCTGGCGAGCCCGGGCCTGCGGGCGAGCCGGGAGAGGCCGGGCCGCAAGGGCCGCAGGGCGAGCCGGGGCCGCCCGGTGCCGACGGGGCGCCGGGGCCTGCCGGCCCTGCGGGCGAGCGGGGGCCTGCCGGGGCCGACGGGGCGCCGGGACGCGACGGCGCAGACGGGGCGCCGGGGCCTGTTGGCCCTGCGGGCGAGAAGGGCGAAAGCGGGCCTGCCGGGGCGGACGGGGTCGGCATCGCGTTCGTCGAGCAGGTCTCGACCTCGTATGCGGACGGCGGCGTGAACATAGTGAGGGTGACGCTGACCGACGGGGAGGCGAGCGAGTTTCAGGTGAGGAACGGGCGCGCCGGGAGCGGCGGGAGCGAGAGCGGCGTCGCCGCGGGGGGCGCGCCGGGACAGGTGCTGGTGAAGGTGCTGTCGCAGGACTATGCGACCGGATGGGCCGACGTGTACCTCAAAGACGAGGTGGACGACCTTTTGGGGGACGTGGCGGGCGTGCTGGCCGAAGTGACGGGCGTGCAGGCATGA
- a CDS encoding phage tail spike protein, translating into MAAPELYWFDNFDEPLGMIVPASSLVHAEVVKGDDRIEFDCMAELGKGDRIVWRDAQDGCWREHVVLSTKRSMGGVVHVVAEGAIFELRGDYCENVLVRDAWISEAMGNVLSTTRWAFAGGNAGGLETAWFYHKSVLEAIRIAEEKWGLESYATVTVDGRRVAARTIGFVRTLGANRGARFTYSKNMTSCTKTVLEDDVCTALYGWGSGSIVFDDDGYWTGGYTNRLSFASVNDGVPWVGSESARELYGRWNAGRTEKVHRFGEVVFADCEDANDLYRLTVRELGYRTSPQVTYEVDARHFEGSVPVMLGDTVAVIDTSGEREQRFNARVLKRVRTFGSSVSVSVQLETLKQATRDKSKGALIARAADVVTDAETDGRTEEEITQSAVQAYLAQFDLGEEEF; encoded by the coding sequence ATGGCCGCTCCTGAGCTTTACTGGTTCGACAACTTCGACGAGCCTTTGGGAATGATCGTGCCCGCGTCTTCCCTCGTGCATGCAGAAGTGGTCAAGGGCGACGACCGCATCGAGTTCGACTGCATGGCGGAGCTGGGCAAGGGCGACCGCATTGTGTGGCGCGATGCGCAAGACGGGTGCTGGCGCGAGCATGTGGTGCTGTCCACGAAACGAAGCATGGGCGGGGTTGTTCACGTTGTTGCCGAGGGGGCGATCTTCGAGCTTCGGGGGGATTACTGCGAGAACGTGCTTGTGCGCGATGCATGGATATCCGAGGCGATGGGCAACGTGCTTTCCACCACGCGCTGGGCGTTTGCGGGCGGCAATGCCGGCGGGCTTGAGACGGCGTGGTTCTACCACAAGAGCGTTCTGGAGGCGATTCGCATCGCCGAGGAGAAATGGGGCCTTGAAAGCTATGCCACGGTGACGGTCGACGGGCGGCGCGTGGCGGCGCGCACCATCGGATTTGTTCGCACGCTGGGGGCGAACCGAGGCGCGCGCTTCACCTATTCCAAGAACATGACGAGCTGCACGAAGACCGTGCTGGAGGACGACGTGTGCACGGCGCTGTACGGCTGGGGGTCGGGCTCCATCGTCTTCGACGACGACGGCTACTGGACGGGCGGCTACACGAACAGGCTTTCCTTCGCCAGCGTGAATGACGGCGTGCCGTGGGTGGGAAGCGAGAGCGCACGCGAGCTTTACGGGCGCTGGAATGCTGGGCGGACCGAGAAGGTTCACAGGTTCGGCGAGGTCGTGTTCGCGGATTGCGAGGATGCGAACGATCTGTACCGCCTGACCGTGCGCGAACTGGGCTACCGCACGAGCCCGCAGGTGACCTACGAGGTGGACGCACGCCATTTCGAGGGCAGCGTGCCCGTGATGCTGGGCGACACCGTGGCCGTGATCGACACGTCGGGCGAGCGCGAGCAGAGGTTCAACGCGCGGGTGCTGAAGCGCGTGCGGACGTTCGGCAGCTCGGTTTCCGTGAGCGTGCAGCTGGAAACGCTGAAGCAGGCAACGAGGGACAAGAGCAAAGGCGCGCTGATCGCCCGCGCCGCAGACGTTGTGACCGATGCGGAAACTGACGGGCGAACGGAGGAAGAGATTACGCAGTCGGCTGTGCAAGCCTACCTTGCGCAGTTCGACTTGGGCGAAGAGGAGTTCTAG
- a CDS encoding leucine-rich repeat protein codes for MSVADQLRELVRARGLLAGKCADAGLGVGAGATLRECAAALGETAGVWVGPGAARALDELLEVRDDLLAVARALGCPLRDGASLGEIAEAIGVPAASGEAYAVAVADAEGAGKHVLRFLRAASAPVVGGTYEGATITHVFEGFETTAYATNSKVPWYSLHADIVAVRFDDAVRPTSCAYWFYWMSACKDFDLALLDTSECASFAHMFYSCTALESLDLSGLATPNVTTINYLFYNCTKLASLTLGAWDMRNVDVWAQAFRNLTAITELDFSRCTLPEYTSTMYYTFYNCGKLERIYAPAGGDLSDTSLGGYCFGNCRSLVGGAGTAWTSGNVAADMARVDGLDGLPGYFTAK; via the coding sequence ATGAGCGTGGCGGACCAGCTTCGGGAGCTCGTGCGGGCGCGCGGCCTGCTTGCGGGCAAATGCGCGGACGCGGGGCTGGGCGTCGGGGCCGGCGCGACGCTTCGGGAGTGCGCGGCGGCGCTCGGCGAGACGGCGGGGGTCTGGGTCGGCCCAGGCGCGGCGCGCGCGCTGGACGAGCTGCTGGAGGTGCGCGACGACCTGCTTGCCGTCGCGCGGGCCTTGGGATGCCCGCTTCGCGACGGGGCGAGCCTGGGAGAGATAGCCGAGGCGATAGGCGTGCCGGCGGCTTCGGGCGAGGCGTACGCGGTGGCCGTCGCCGACGCGGAGGGCGCGGGCAAGCACGTGCTGCGGTTTCTGCGGGCGGCAAGCGCGCCCGTCGTGGGCGGCACGTACGAGGGCGCGACCATAACGCACGTGTTCGAGGGCTTCGAGACGACCGCTTACGCCACGAACAGCAAGGTGCCGTGGTATTCGCTTCATGCTGACATTGTGGCGGTGCGCTTCGATGACGCGGTGAGGCCGACAAGCTGTGCTTATTGGTTCTACTGGATGAGCGCGTGTAAGGACTTCGACCTGGCGCTGCTGGACACGAGCGAGTGTGCGAGCTTCGCGCACATGTTCTACAGCTGCACGGCCTTGGAGTCGCTTGACTTATCGGGGCTTGCGACGCCCAACGTCACGACGATCAACTACCTGTTCTACAACTGCACTAAGCTGGCGAGCCTTACGCTTGGGGCGTGGGACATGAGGAACGTGGACGTGTGGGCGCAGGCTTTCCGCAACTTGACCGCGATAACTGAGTTGGACTTTTCGCGCTGCACGCTGCCTGAGTACACCTCGACTATGTACTACACCTTCTACAACTGCGGAAAGCTTGAGAGGATTTACGCGCCTGCGGGAGGCGATTTGAGCGACACGTCGCTTGGCGGGTACTGCTTCGGCAACTGCAGGAGCCTTGTTGGGGGTGCCGGCACGGCCTGGACAAGCGGGAATGTGGCTGCGGATATGGCGCGGGTGGACGGGCTTGATGGGCTGCCGGGGTACTTTACGGCGAAGTGA
- a CDS encoding putative minor capsid protein: MPIPRRLLAHDVEVRLPDGKGGYLEAVAVRRVAVQMRQSVCDDEHRSADAGAGVVFLDAVHTDPWMEIPAGARIDFGGSSYYVTSTQTYETVRGQVHHAEVEFK, encoded by the coding sequence ATGCCGATACCGAGACGACTTCTCGCGCACGACGTTGAAGTGAGGCTTCCCGACGGCAAAGGCGGGTACTTGGAGGCGGTCGCCGTGCGGCGCGTGGCCGTGCAGATGAGGCAGTCTGTCTGCGACGACGAGCACCGGAGCGCCGACGCGGGCGCGGGCGTCGTGTTCCTGGACGCCGTGCACACCGACCCCTGGATGGAGATCCCCGCGGGCGCGCGGATAGATTTCGGGGGCAGCAGCTACTACGTGACCAGCACGCAGACATACGAGACGGTGCGGGGTCAGGTTCACCATGCGGAAGTGGAGTTCAAATGA